AGACCCATCCCAGGCAAGGGATTAGGTCTAGTGGCCACCAGAACCATTCATCCAGGCACCCTAATTATAGATGAAGCCCCTCTCCTTCTGTTGGATCCACCGTGTAAGCGAAATGATATTCTCAAGCTTCTCGGATGCCGACTGTTCTCATCCATCAATATGCGAACTACTCCTGATCAAATCAGAGCGCAGATCCATCAAATGATCTTGGAGAAGCTTGTTCAAAAACTCGACCAGCCACAGCTCCAGCTTCTGTATTCCTTGTCCGATAAGACAGTGGAACTTGgagccaaagccaaaagttTGTGGGGCATTTGGCAAACGAATTCCATCCCTCTCGGATCGTACCGTGTCTCGGGTATTTTTCCCACAGTGGTTCGGCTGAACCACTCCTGTCATCCTAATGCTCATCACATATGGGACGCGGAGACTGGGCGAGAACAAGTCTGGGTGGTCGAGGGAGTTCGACCTGGCCAAGAGATCACCATCTCCTATGTGCGCACCTTTTGCAGTAAAAGTTTTCGCCAAAGCCTATTGAAGGAGAAGTTCGGGTTTCTATGCACGTGCCAAGCTTGCTCTTTGACAGGGGGTGCGTCAGAGCTCGATGATAAGTTTCGTTTGGAAATTGACAGACTGGCCCAACAGTTCTCATCGGTAGGTTACATCATGCACGACCGTTTACGATTGTCAGACACTCTCACTGTCAATGACAGATCCTTCAATGTGTCCTTTCTCAGAGCAAAGGCGATTGAGTGATTTCTCGTTGGAACCAATAATTGGAGCATTAGGCAAActaatttcaactttttcaatattctAACCTTACCATAGCAGTTTTCGCATTATGAATTCATACTTTCTCTTTTCCCttatcttcttcttttcgtgATCTCGGAATCCTCTTTCGACTGGGAATGCATGAAAAATAGGCAAAACAAGATGAGGATATCAACTTGGCCATAGAAATCGGAGAGCGGATGCTTTTCCTCATGCAGGAAGTTGGATTCAATGCCAATGTTCAATGGCCTggatttttcaattgcttcGAGTTATACCTCTTGGTTGGCGATATGGAAAAGGCCCAGTTCTACCTTAGCCGGGCCTACGAGCTCGTGTGCAAAGCTCAGGGAGCCTCGTCAGCTGACGCCCGCACCATGCGAAAGTACAAACATAACCCGGAGCAATACCTTCAGGACTTCAAGACTTCGGACAAACATTTCATTGCTTCTCTCACCCATTGTTGATGACCAATGCCGCATTTCATGACAATGGCGAGACGCATAGATCATTACTAGAGTTTAGTTGTGCAGAAAATCTCCAAATTATGAATTACAAACATGCGTATTATTTCTATATCAAAAAAGTGTAGGGGGGATGGGTGTTCCATTTCAGTTCAGGTCATTGTGAAATGAGCCAAAAAGCTTTCCTTGCTCACGATCAGTTCTGATCAGCTGTATTGAAATGGGTATGtgaagttgatttttttgaagctCCATCAGACCTGGAACATGCCAATCGTTGAGTAACTACGTTCCGTTCAGACGCGAACAACCTCAGACCAATAAACGAGCGAGACTTCAGTTAACACGGTTTCGTCCCAAGTCATTGTCAGTATGTTTGAATGGGGGAATATGTGGGACCGTGATATTATTCTACACTGATTTTACCGTTTTCAACAAATCTATTgagcttttgaaacaaagataTGGAGCTATTTTACCGAGCGGTCTAAAAGGCAACGCCAATAAAGCAATACTCTTCATATCAGGCACCTGTAATGGATTCAAACTCTGGTGGGGGATATTTACATATTAAAGAAGAAATTTAACAAAGTGGTTAGCGCGGTATCTAACATGAGAAAGATCACTGGTGGTTCAATGTAATTAAAAGTAATTAAcagcttttgaatgaaatgtgtgccaaggtgttttgcttcaaaactATGGCATTCATAATTCAGGCCATGTTAatacaaaaaagcaaacacaACCCCAAACTAGTCCCACCTACTAATGATTGCTCAAACTGCAAATGACACTCTTTTTAccgctttttttttcttggtttgaattggtttttcacgggctttgttaaccgctacaggaaatgtTATCtccagtgctattaaaatgaatggttaAAATTCG
This DNA window, taken from Tigriopus californicus strain San Diego chromosome 9, Tcal_SD_v2.1, whole genome shotgun sequence, encodes the following:
- the LOC131887138 gene encoding uncharacterized protein LOC131887138; the protein is MQHASMEMREDQEPLGSFSPCTLEAEGPKPPSSIVASSCYEVRPIPGKGLGLVATRTIHPGTLIIDEAPLLLLDPPCKRNDILKLLGCRLFSSINMRTTPDQIRAQIHQMILEKLVQKLDQPQLQLLYSLSDKTVELGAKAKSLWGIWQTNSIPLGSYRVSGIFPTVVRLNHSCHPNAHHIWDAETGREQVWVVEGVRPGQEITISYVRTFCSKSFRQSLLKEKFGFLCTCQACSLTGGASELDDKFRLEIDRLAQQFSSAKQDEDINLAIEIGERMLFLMQEVGFNANVQWPGFFNCFELYLLVGDMEKAQFYLSRAYELVCKAQGASSADARTMRKYKHNPEQYLQDFKTSDKHFIASLTHC